In Callospermophilus lateralis isolate mCalLat2 chromosome 15, mCalLat2.hap1, whole genome shotgun sequence, the genomic stretch TGGAAGGTGCCACTCCTGCTGTGTAGCCAGCCCTGCATCCAGCTCCTCCAGATTCCTACTCCCATCTTCTTGTGTCGAATGGGATCATGATGCAGTGGAGGTTCTCAATTTGGAACGCTCTTGTACCTCCTTGCCCCAGGGAACATTTGACCATGTCTTGAGACATTTTGGATGACACAACTGAATAGAGCTGTGCTACCTCAGTATTCTTTGTGGCCACATAATAAACCAGTGCAAGCGTACCCCACCGTTTTCATTTAGGCATTTCTAAGCCTTTGCTATTGTAAACATTTATACTGCGAGtggcattcttttccatatgcagCCATGTGTCACTTAATGGTGGGGATATGTTCTGAGACATGCTATCAGGTGATTTCACTGTGTGAACATCCTGGGGTGTACTTATACAAACATAGAGAGCATGGAtcagtgtgttagtcagcttttcaatgctgtgacaaaatgcctgagaacaacaacttaaaggaggaaggatctattttggctcacggTTTGAGAGGTCTCAGCTTCATTGTTCCTGGGCCTGGGGTGAGGCAGAGCATTTTGGTGGAAAGTGGAGAGAGCAAAGCCACTCACCTTAATgtggctgggaagcagagagggagaaaggggcCAGGGACAAGAAATATCCATTTAGGGAACAtcaccagtgacccacctcctccaatttCCATCACCTTTCAAAATGCCCTAAACTGCGAACTGATCAATGGATCCATCCATTGATGAGGTTGAAGCCCCTATAATCCAGTCACACACACACCCCGCGCAGAGTGCCACCTCTGAATACTACTGCATCagggaccaagtcttcaacatGTGAGCCTTTAGGAGACATTCTAGACCCAAACCATGACACTGAACTTGGCCTGTATATGTGTGTGGCATGTGTACACATGCACATGTGCACATGCATGTGCACTAGGaaccaaacccagagccttgtgcatgctaggcaagactcTGCCCTGGAGCTATTCCCaacctgcttctttttttttagggggggggggTGTGGAGCAGTTCCagtgattgaacttaggggcattcAAACATTGAGCCatgtccccaaccctattttttgtgttttatttagagacagggtctcactgagttgcttagtgcctcatttttgctgaggctggctttgaactcgagatctcctgcctcagcctcctgagtcattgggattacacagTGCCCAGCAGCATATTGTCTTAAAgcgaacttatttttttttttaataattggaGTACACTCTAAAATGATGATGAAAAGGTATAGTAGAATATAACCCTATGGCAAATTTTATTATCAAGCATTATGTACCATCCATAATTGCATTCACTTTTATCCAGCTGTCTGCACAGGTTTGCACCAACACAAATACCAAGTAATGCATTGACATCACCACAGCTATGATGTCATTAGGCAATAGGGATGTTTCTGCTCCATTAAAATCTTCTAGGACCACCATTGCATAGCCAGCTGTCCTTTATCTAAATGGCATATGCTGTAGGTGGCTGTACATGCCTTTGACCTGTGAGATCGAGGGAGTAGCTGAGAGGGGTGGGGTGATGAATGGTTTTGttagcttttcttttttctttctttttttgggggggatattggggattgaacccagggtccctaTCCCTGCTTATCAGCATTTTCAGTGACCTATTAAAGACTCCTCAAGACTCCTGAGGCATAGTCTGTTTCAAAGTGAGTCTGGGGCTCAAGAGTGAGTCTGCCTGGCAGGGCCAGGATCCTCAAAAGTCTGGTGGAAAGGCGTTCTCTGTGTCCCCCCCGCCCCCCTACAGACACGGtgtcctgactccctgtctctctACAGGACAAGGGTGTTTCCCACCTGAAGACCACAAGCCAGGTCCTGAGTGCTGCCCCTGAGCTGAGTACCTGCGGCCAGCCCGTCCCCATGGAGAAAGGACTCACTTTGCCCCAGGACTGCCGGGACTTTGTGCAGAGCCTGAGGATGAGGAGCAAATATGCCCTTTTCCTGGCTTTTGTGGTGGTGGTTTTTGTCTTCattgaaaaggaaaacaaaatcatATCAAGGTAAGGGATACGATCAAGGACAAGTCTCCCTTATCAAGGTGAATGGCTGGGGACAGGTGACGGGAGGGCTTCCTGTGGACCTGCAAGTGCCTCCCTTCAACAAGTGATCACCAGGCCCCTCCTGTGGCCCAGGCAGAGTCCCAGGCACAGCAGTGAGCCCTGGGCTCTGGACTCGGGCAGCTGGGTTGGCATGCTCATGCTGCCACTTCCCAGGTGCGAGAGCGTAGATGAGAGATTTCACTTTTCTGAGTCCTGGATTAGTCTTTTGTAAAATGAGACTAGGAGCTGCCTTGTTGGAAAAAgtaaatgagaaaatgtatgAGCATTTGGCGCACCACCTGGCACACGGTCCATGTCTGCTGTTTGCTGGCTGTGACTATGTATTGTTACTAATTGGTTTCCTGGCCTAGATGATGGCTCACGTCAGCAGCACAGCCCCTACACTAGTCTTGGTGTTATGGGTAAGGGTGAGCCCACTGGAAGGCAGGGTCCTGGTGTGGATACAGAGGTAGGGCTGCCAGATGGTGTACTGCTGAACTCCAGAGAATGGTCCCTTAAATAGGTTCCTGAGAATCCCACGCCCACCCCAAGTTCATAGAGCATTACCATGTGCAGAGGGCCTGCTAGACACACAAGGGTTTCTGGGACCCCTTCCCCTCCCAGGCACAAGCCCTGTACAAAAATTGCAGTTCCTATGCATAATGATGGGGCCACGAAGTGCTCACTGTCAGTGCCCCTCCTGGGTGGCTCCTTATGGATGGTCCCAGTTCATGTTTACTGGTCCTACTGAAAATCCCTGGACCTCTCCACGCGCATACTGGCCAGCCAGAAGTGCCAGGAAACGCAGGTTCAGAGCTCTCTGGTCAGACTGGACCTCATATTTGCCTGGGGTTCCCTGCTCCATAGCAGTGCACCCTTCACCTACATCGCCTCCCACCTCAGTTCTTCTCTGACTGTCCCAGATAAATCAAATCCTCGCCTCAAGGTCTGCTTCTGGGGAAACCCAGCTGAGACAGGAGATTTGTTGGTGATGAACCGGGAAGATCGCCTAGAATTGCATAGGGACACCCCCTCCCCACAATCCAGGCACTGACCCTGGTCTCCCTGTGATCTCCACAGAGTCTCTGACAAGCTGAAGCAGGGCCCCCAGCCCCTGGCAGATGCCAACAGCACCGACCCAGCGCTGGTCTTGGCCGAGAACGCGTCCCTCCTGTCCCTGAGTGAGCTTGACGCGGCCTTCTCGCAGCTGCAGGGCCGCCTGCACAACCTCAGCCTGCAGCTGGGTGTCGGGGAGCAGCAGGAGCAGGAGCCCTCGCCGCCTGCCCGGGCCGGGCACCGTCGCCACGTGCTCCTCATGGCCACCACCCGCACGGGCTCCTCCTTCGTGGGCGAGTTCTTCAACCAGCAGGGCAACATCTTCTACCTCTTCGAGCCGCTGTGGCACATCGAGCGCACCGTGTCCTTCGAGCCGGGAGGGGCCAACGCCGCGGGTTCGGCGCTGGTCTACCGCGACGTGCTGAAGCAGCTCTTCCTGTGCGACCTGTACGTCTTGGAGCACTTCATCAGTCCCCTGCCCGAGGACCACCTGACGCAGTTCATGTTCCGCCGCGGCTCCAGCCGCTCCCTCTGCGAGGACCCGGTGTGCACGCCCttcgtcaagaaggtctttgagaAGTACCACTGCAAGAACCGCCGCTGCGGCCCCCTCAACGTGACGCTGGCGGCGGAGGCCTGTCGCCGCAAGGAGCACATGGCCCTCAAGGCCGTCCGCATCCGGCAGCTGGAGTTCCTGCAGCCGCTGGCGGAGGACCCCCGGCTGGACCTGCGCGTCATCCAGCTGGTGCGCGATCCCCGGGCCGTGCTGGCCTCCCGCATGGTGGCTTTTGCTGGCAAGTATGAGACGTGGAAGAAGTGGCTGGCGGAGGGACAGGACCGGCTGCAGGAGGAGGAGGTGCAGCGGCTGCGGGGCAACTGCGAGAGCATCCGCCTGTCGGCCGAGCTGGGCCTGCGGCAGCCCCCCTGGCTGCGCGGGCGCTACATGCTGGTGCGCTACGAGGACGTGGCGCAGCGGCCGCTGCAGAAGGCCCGCGAGATGTACCGCTTCGCGGGCATCCCGCTGACCCCGCAGGTGGAGGACTGGATCCAGAAAAACACCCAGGCGGCCCTCGATGGCAACGGCATCTACTCCACACGGAAGAACTCCTCGGAGCAGTTCGAGAAGTGGCGCTTCAGCATACCCTTCAAGCTGGCCCAGGTGGTGCAGGCCGCCTGCGGCCCTGCCATGCGCCTCTTCGGGTACAAGTTGGCCCGGGATGCTGCCTCCCTCACCAACCGCTCCTTCAGCCTGCTGGAGGAACGCGGCACCTTCTGGGTCACGTAGGGAGCCTGGTGCCCCGTGGACCCCTCCTCCTGAAAGGTCTGCCCGCCTTCCTCACACCCAGGCCAGCAGGGAGACGCATCCCTGGCAGAGGGCAGTGGGAAGCTGCCCTGAACGCAGGCAGCCCCTGCTGTAGCACTAGGCCCAGCCAGCCAGTTTGCTCAACCCCAGGGGCGCCCTGGGGTCTCCTGCCAAGAACAGAACAGTACCTTCCCTCCAGGGCCTGCAATCTCCTGAGCAGACCCCAGCCTATTGGCAGGTCCCCCCACCCGTCTCTCCTGCACACACAGAAACGTACATGAAAAACGCATTAAGGCCTGGGAGCTCTTTGGGCCAGGGGCCAAAGATTTAACAACCAGCAGGGGCGTGGGCCCTGACCAGTTGCTCAGAACTCCTGTTACATGCTCAGTGTTAACCTTTTCCTTTCTGGATTGTGGGGAAGCCTGGAATCTGGGTGAGTCCTTGGGGAGGAAACAGAGCAGCCCAGAGGTGGGGTACTGGAAGCTCATCAGGTGACTGTGTAGTTTACCACCCAGTACAAAATGATCTGCTCTTTTAATAAATAGGATCGTGGGGCTGATTCCTGATGAACGTCAGCCCTGCACAGAACTGCAAGACACACACAGACCTGCACACGGACAGAAAAACATCATCGAACAAGTCCACGCGCACGAGTGTGTATAGAAAGGTTTCCCCATTCCTTTATGCCCACAGGATTCTTCTGTGTCGCATCAAAGAGAGCCCTTTGATGACGTTCTTAGGATTATTTGGAGGGACAGGGGAAGGAAAAGTGTTCAAGGGCAATGACCATTCCCTGACCAGGTGTGGAACTGAACGGTGGACCAAGAACTGCTTAGCCCACCACCCCTGCCTGCCTGGAGCTTGTGCCTACCTCCTACGGCCTGTCCATGTCCCACGGCTGGCAGGCAGGACATTTTGAGAAGATGTGGCTGGTCCCCATGTGACTGCAGACCCAAAGCCCCATGTAGCTCTTGCCTGGCTCCCTGGGAGCATAATGCTGTCTGTAGTTGAAGACTGCCTTAGGCCCAACTGGCAGAAGCAACTTTGGTCCCTGGAGGTAAAAGACAAGTGACAGTTCCTGCCATTTCCAGCCAGGCCTCGTCTggagcagggccaagaagtttGGAGTGCGGTGGCAGGGAGAAGTCCCATCAGGACACATTCCTCCCCTGAGGAGCCTGCCTGCTCCCCGGGTGGGGGGAGGTCAGCCAGCTGGTTGCCATGGTTACAACTAGTGTCGAAAGGAATTCCTCCTTTAGGGTTCTGAGAAGAGTCTTGCCCAACGCAGGATGGGCTGGGTGTTTACTTAGGGCTTTTTAAGTTATTTATGGCTTGGTGTCTTTCTTGTTTTGTggctgtttttggttttgttttgctgcTGACAAGCTGTCTGGACATGAGGGCCTGGTGGGGGAGGCTGGGAAAACCAGCAGGGAGCACGTGTCTCCTGGCAGAGGGAGAGGGGTGCCTTCCCCAAGAGGACTGGAGACGAGGTGGCACACGGCAGCCCTCAGTGCCCCATGGGGTTTTCTGTGTGAACCCCACATAGAACAAATCTCAGAAGCCACCAGTATTCTTGCTGGTGTCCAGGGCAGTGTGGAATGAGTGACAGCCCTCGCTCCCTCCTGGAGAAGAGGCTGAATCTTATCCCACATTTCCTAAGGGGGACAAGGACTCAAAACCTGGTAGCAAGTGGCTGAACGCAGAGTGCAAACCCTGCCCCACTCCCACTCCAAACCCAGGAGCAGAAGTCAGGATGGCCTTGGAGCTTGCAGAAGCTGCCCGGTTCATGGGGACTGCCCTCCTCGTTCGTACTTCCTGGACAGCCTCTCCTCCAGATACAGCCCCCTTAGACCCAAGGGCTGAGTTGGTTTCGGTAACACCATCAGGTCGCCAGAAAAGCACAGCATCGGAGTTCAGCTGGagctgtggggggaaaggcagagTGGCCTGGCAGGAAGCTGCCCTGTGTGAGGACGCTGACCATCTTGTGGGATTCATTATAATCCACCTCTTTGAGCCACCGAGTCCCCAGCACCGTGGACTTCTGTCATTGGAGCAGCCCTTTGCTTTAGATGTTCTTCCCCCTCTGCTTTAGATGTGCTGGTCCAAGAACGAGTTGGGTATGGAGCGGACTCTTATTTGGAGTCCAAAGGGACACCAGCTCTGGAAACTTCATCGTGGGGCTCCGTGGGGCCCAGATGTTTCTTGCAGGCCCAGGAGTGCCAGCTGCTCTTCCCAGCCCCCATTCTGTTCCTTGAAAGGGTGGTGGGGAGGGATGCCTCTATGTGGGACTCTTCCTAAGGGTCCTCTTGGTTAGAAAGCAGACTTCTTCCTTCCTCCTGCACCAAGGCCTCCGTCTCAGCTCTCTGAAGACAGTACCAAGAATGGACCTTTAGGATTCTCAGGACATTGACAATGTGTATACTGCAAGTtgacttaatttatttattgtgtgaaaagaagaaacagaaaatattaTTTGCAGGGACTCAAAGCTAAACCCAAATCAAGAcagacaaataataataataatagaaaccaccctcacccccccacacacagggACACCCACAGACAGTTCTGAAGGCAAGAGGGGACTAAGTCAACATGCCAGCAGACAGTGGCCCCGAGGTACTGTTTAAGGAGGTTCCTTAGTTTTTCTCCTAGGGATTTGAAATGTGACATGAGGGCCCTTCCTGGTTGCCTTTGCCCAGGTATCTGACAGACTCTAGTGGGTGGTGTGGCCTTGACACTGATCCCCCGGGGCTTGGTAATGCCATGGGAGCGCTTCTGGTTTGGGGAAGGACTGTGGGGTTCACTGTTGGCTTCCCACTCTGTGCACATGGCCAGGGTTGTGCGTTTGAGGTCTTCAGCACGGAGCTGGGAGGGAGAAGGTGGTCCAGCTGGTATATTGGGGCAGCTGCTGCCCAAACACCAAAGAGCAGAGGGTGCCCAGGAATCCCATCACAGTGGCATCTTTACCCACCATCCCTGCTGTCTGTCGACCATGGAAGGAGCAAGAGATGACGGGTGCACCTGGCCTGAGCGATAGGGAAGGAGGTAGAAGCACCCAAAGTCTGATCCAAACCCCAACAGTCTCTTCCACCCTCCCCCATGCTATGACCTGTTTGAGGGGTCTGTCCCGTGAAGGACCGGAGCAGAAGACAAGCTGGCTGCCTCCTCAAGGCAGTCCGCTCCCAAGCCCACCCTAAAGGCTGAAAGTGGAGGCAGGTctcaggaaagggagagagaggggtggggtggggctagAGGACAGATGTTAAAGACGCCAAGTGGGTCCTATTGATGTGCACAAGCTGGGAAAAGGAGCATCCACTGAAAGCAGGAGCCCCGAGATGGTGGATTCGTTGTGAAGCTCCTCGGGATGTGGTCCAGCAAGATGGGAGGGAGGAGGCCCGGGTTTCCTGAATGCCGCCACATCCCCCGTCAACTGCCCACAGTTTCAGAAATAGTGGAAGTTGTTCTTTACCTCGAAAGCACAAAGCAGAACTGGCAACTTCAATGTCTCAAGAGCTAAGACCTTTTCACCTAGTGTCCCCTGGTGTCCTGTGAAGGACAAGTGGGTACTCCAAGGATACAGACCTGGCGGCCTCCTCATGGGCCCAGCTCGTGTTACAGACCAGTTTATTGGGGGGATACAGTTCTTGCGTAGCCTCTCCCATCTCTTGGGCTGGAGCTGGGCACCCGTCTTGGCTGAATATTCTGGACCTGGTTTGCTCAAGTCCCTTGTTCCTTCTGGGATCCACCAAACTCTGCCAGAACCTGGGTCCAGCATCATGGCCTGTTAATTGTGTCCACGCATTTGTATAGGACATCCTGCTCCACCTCTATTGCCCCCCCCCATAGTTCCCAGCCCCTTTGCCATCATTGTCCCAGATGTCCTTGTCATGGCCACAGACAATCTGCCAACTCCTGGAAAGGCCGGGGCTGCCCTTCAGACAGACAGCTGGTGGTCACTGGCGCTCAGGGTCTGTTTTGTGGAATGGAATGTGAACCCATCGCCCGAGGGCTTACTTGACTTATTTAATTAAAGATGAAAACATGCAATGAGAAAATTTTGCAGCGTTTCTTTTGCATTTGTTCTCGGCAGCCATTGAACCAGAAAAATTAACAGGAAAAAAACACTAAGCGGTAGGTAAGACATGACTTCCAGCATGAACAGGGCAGGGACACCTGCTGCCCATTCCCACAGGGTGACAGAACAGAGGGCATGATGAATGCCATGGTCTCAGATGGCCGAGCCGGCAGCGACCGTGTTCCCAGGAGCCAGCTGC encodes the following:
- the Chst3 gene encoding carbohydrate sulfotransferase 3; the encoded protein is MEKGLTLPQDCRDFVQSLRMRSKYALFLAFVVVVFVFIEKENKIISRVSDKLKQGPQPLADANSTDPALVLAENASLLSLSELDAAFSQLQGRLHNLSLQLGVGEQQEQEPSPPARAGHRRHVLLMATTRTGSSFVGEFFNQQGNIFYLFEPLWHIERTVSFEPGGANAAGSALVYRDVLKQLFLCDLYVLEHFISPLPEDHLTQFMFRRGSSRSLCEDPVCTPFVKKVFEKYHCKNRRCGPLNVTLAAEACRRKEHMALKAVRIRQLEFLQPLAEDPRLDLRVIQLVRDPRAVLASRMVAFAGKYETWKKWLAEGQDRLQEEEVQRLRGNCESIRLSAELGLRQPPWLRGRYMLVRYEDVAQRPLQKAREMYRFAGIPLTPQVEDWIQKNTQAALDGNGIYSTRKNSSEQFEKWRFSIPFKLAQVVQAACGPAMRLFGYKLARDAASLTNRSFSLLEERGTFWVT